The nucleotide sequence CCATTGCTTGGAGTGTTTGGTTGGGTCTGTATCTGAAATTTTCTGGAGCAAGCCATACCGAATATTGCATCTAAGTAACTGTTATTGTATAAATGACCGCCAAAACTGCTAAATAAAGAGCAGAGGGAAATTATCAAATATTTGTTGTATGAAGATTAATCCTCGACATTGCAGATTCTGAATAAAAAGATTTACTTGTGATAAATAGTCCaagaaacttcagctctagagctgaagtttccaagttacaacacaaaaacttcagctctagagctgaacttcaggcccggctactagaatgctgaagttttgggtgattgcctttgctacttcagccctgtatgctgaagttatgcgaaaaagcgagtacgcttgcaattttttttgcaaagcgggcataagttaaaatgtgacacaaaaaaCGGATATAGATGCAATCATCCCGAGCAGACAGAGATTTTGAGTTTGAGCCCGGTGTCACATTATATAGACAAACAATATCACGTGCTTACCTCATGGAAAAAAACCAACATGTGAGGGAAAAGTTTAAAGACATAAATAAGATAAATGAGAAATAAATGCATGTTTTGATACCATGCTATATGAAAGAATCAATGGAATTATGGAAATATACAAGGGCAGAATTAACAACTGCTCATCCTAAAAGGTTAACTACGAAAAGGGACTTAAATAAAGATTCGCAAAACAGGAGATTCGTGACCGACCAATTGACATACAAGAATGGCACAGGGATCTTTGCCTGTATGTCTAAGTATCCttttttaaatttgatttttGTGCTTTCGAATTGTTTTTGTTTCCAAACTGATAGATATTCTGTTGTATCAGATATTCCTATTGTTCTGTGCGGAAACAAGGTTGATGTCAAGTTAAGGCTAAGCAGGTTAAGAAGAATCTGTAATACTATGAGATATCAGCAAAGAGTAACTACAAGTTTGAGAAGCCTTGCCGGGTACTTACTTTCTTCATTCAACTATTAGCTAAATTGTGCCATTCTGCAGAAGAAACATATTAGAATCATATTTTGATGAATATGATTTTCCTGTTCCTAACTTGCACTTTGTGGAGTCTCCTGCCCTTGCGATCGACTTGGCTGCACAACAACAGCTGTGTGTTGCTGCAGACATGAGGCTGAGCTTGATGATGATGAGACCTTTGATTAAGAGAGTAATCAACCTTCTCGGACAGCATTTGTGGATGCGgttatgatttttcttttttcctatgTACTGGTGTCCCATTTTTTTCCACCATTGATGGGCTTCTGAGGACTCTCTGTTCCAGAATATGTAGGCTTTTTGAACTCTGTTCTATTTTCTTTCTGGTTTGTGGGAACGGTATGAAGTTTTTATTCATATCTTCTGAATGTGGATTGCGATTTGTTTGGATGGACCGATTTGGATAGATGAAGCTACTGTGGTTGCTTATTTTATGTGTTCTTGTTCAACAGTATTTCCGTTCTATCCTAGTTAGAAATGTGTTACTACAAAAGTCTAATGTGCAATAAGAATGATAGGTGAACAGAGACACAATAACAACACAAAAGACTTGACTGCCGCCTTCTCCTAATCCCTACTTGGGCTCTCTCTCATACGAATCCAATCCTTTCAAGATTGTTAATTACCATGCTCCCAGCTCTAAAGTTAAATCTTAAATGAATTATCAAAGAAGATCttttatattaggatgagatGTACAAATTTCGTCGGCATTTATATACAAGTGTTTCTTCGAATTCTTACATCAATAGAGGAGTTTCGGCACAATTCAAGCACACCCAACTTTTGATAACTTCTCTAAAAGCCATAAGTAAATGGAACCACGAATAcaaacacaagcacaaggattaaCGCATAGTCCTTGATACCTTCTGCCCTTGCCAACTGACCAGTAAGGATCTTATGTCGGGAGGCATAGCCCACGAAACGCCACATAGATTCAGAAAAAGCTCCCAGCACTGTTTAGCAATTTTACAATGGATAACTAGATGATTAACACTTTCCAACCCTTCTTCACATAAGTAGTAGCATTTGTTACTTGGGCAGAATCCCCTTTTTTGTAAATTATCTTGAGTTAAATTGCTTCTCTACTTTGGTAGGTGCTTTGGTTCTCCATAACATTTTCCATGGCCAATTAGATTCATACTGATCATTTTGTTCCTGAAGAAGATCATAACAGCTTTTGACAGAATATCACAGATCATTGCTTGCTGTCCAAACTATAAGATCCTCCTTGTCTTCCTCCACCACTGTTGTGCCAAGTAATTGGAGTAATTGCCCTACTTCTTCCATCTCCCAATCATTAAAGCCTCTTCTAGGATTTAATTCCCAATCTCGGTGTCATTGTCATGTCCCCAACTCCCAGGCAGTGAAATTAACTGCATAAAGGAAAACAAAATGGTTTCTATAAGACAGTTCATTGTCTCAGGGTGCTGCAAAGATAACAGGGCTGATGCATACCTAGTTTTAATGGCTTGTTTACAAGCTTGATCAATCCATGGCCGACAAAACAAAAGGCAAAAAGGCCTGTATTGGTTGCAGAGCATAAGTAAGAAGATTGCAAACTTTTTTTGAGAATGAAGTAATGAGATTGCAAACTCCTTACGTCAACTCTTTCTTTTGTGTGGTAAACTAAGGTATTTTATGATAAGAAGTAAAAAGAAGGTACTATAGAAGTACAAAAGAGAGAATCAAGTGCATCATAACAGCATCATACCCTCCaagaaattcaaaagaaaagatgGACTATCCAGCATATTGCTCCCTAGCATAAAAAGCCTGCTGACATCTATTTTCCACAAAAGAGGTAGGTTGTCTCTTTCCTTCAAAGCATCTATTGTGTTTTTCCAATCATATGGTCCACGTGATGCATAATGGGTTAAACTCGTAAGCTTCTCACGTCCTGAGGCACCACCCAAATGACTCCTTAGCTCAACTCATTATGCTCAACGATTCGCTTTTTAAGATAATAAGTCAAGATCATTTTCCTTTTTCCTATTTTCCTTGTACAATTTGCATCTGACCTCAACGTAGTGGATCAAGGCATTCTCAGGTTTCTCAAAGTGAAAAAGGCAACACCACTATCTAAAACCCCTCATCATGCTTCCACATGCCCAGTTTGGCCTGCTGTAAACACCTTTCAAAAGATAGAAACTCAAAAAATGTCTAACCAGaactcaacacctcaaatggcaATAATGGAATTCTGAACACCCTCAACTTTTTTGTTGTCTCTTCCATTCACATAACAGAGAACATAGAGAAATTGCCAAAAATTATTCCTGAAGTATAGAAATCTGGGTGCAATTCATTAAAACTAAGCAATCTAAAGCATTCATACTTGAGCAGATTCTCATTTTGAAATACATGATTTTGCTAAAGTGCAAATGTACAACTTTAGCTTGGAGAAATATCCAAAGTGCAGATGTCCTAGAGTAATTTGGTAGATGAGAGAATCATCAAACTGGGAGTATGATAAGATCacatagaaaataaagaaaaagacaaGGATGACTACCAAACAGGTATCTGGAATAACCTCTTGAGGTATCAACTGGCACCTCTGCCAGGTGAAACGCCCCTTCAGCCACGGCCCCATCCTCCCTGACCCAATACAACCAGAAAAAAATTTGAGATCAAGAAATATTCCTTAACTAACATTATGAAAAGTGCAGCCAGGGTAAGCAAGGTTAGGAGAAGGTCAACACGCGTGTTTAGCACTTACCTTGTAGTGTTGTGGATGGGACACAGCATATTACTACATGAGAACATTAGTTCGCCTGTACCACCTTGCAATAACTAAAGCATCAACCAAGTCAGGAAGACAAGTATCTTCTCGCTTGAGACGCCTTTTCTACCAGGAGAATAAGCCCAATAAGAACTAACAGATTAGCCAAAAATGTTATATGAACTAGATGATTATGTCAAACTGATTGTGCATATAACAAATATTCCCCTATGAGCAGTTTAACAACTGACTCCTTAGAAAGATTGCAGTTTGACCTCAATTTAAAGCAACAGTTAGAAGTGCACAGACCAACACATAAAAATATTCCATAGGCAAGTTCAGCAGTCAACTTCTTAGTCTTGATAAATTCTCAACACATAAAAATGAATTGAAATTCTCATAAAAAACCCCATCTATTATCCATAAGGAATGTGCCACACGACCAACCTATTGGAGTTAGTAAGGAAGAGTTATATGTTTCAGCATATTAGCACCATAACTGAGATTCTGTGCCAATTAAGCTGTTGTGTAGGTTAGACATCTCTTTAACACATTGCATGTATATAATGGAACCTGTGCATGTCTACACACTCAGCTCCTTTTGTCAAAACACATAAACTAAACTCCAGCTTAGCAAATATAAAGCATGATTCTAAGAGACCATTTAAACCTGAAAAAAGACAGAAGGAATTCTTTCAAGTACTGCTATTAGCAAgtacaaaaagaacaaaaatgagtcTTCAATTCATTATCCTAGTGAATTCTTTGTTTACTCAATGCAGCTAGAtcttgttttacaaaaattatgcAGTCTAACAACAACTATACTCAGAGTGTAGCAGGTTTCAAGACCGGATAAAAGAAGGGTTGCGGTAGATTAACAACACGCGTAAATATAATCAATTTATGATGAATCCACATAGTAATGAGCTCGTTGGGGGTCTGAGTAGAGTGGAACAGATATAATGAATCATATTTGGGGACTGagatgtagttgattgattaataaATATGATTTTATtgctttacaaaaaaaaaaatcaataaatatgATCCTGCAGCCTTGATAGATCTAAACTGGAACCAACTTCCTTAAATGACATCATCGTGCATGGAGTTTAACATGTTACCAATTGATTGACATCGTAAAAGTAGTGAAAAACTTTGTCAAGCTTATTCAACTTGTTTGTTATTTGCTCCAAAACTTAATAAGATGAAGCTAAGAACTCATTCCAGCACATATACtgcattctctctctctcttttttattattattattcataagagaacaaaaaaaaaaaaaaagaattctcCCTTTTTTCTATAAGGAACATATTATGAGAACCTGCCTGAAACAGATTCCAATATGAAACAATAAATTGCTATAGATTTTCCAAATGCCAAAAAATTATCCATAAACCAACAAACAGCCTAAAATGGACAAataaagaataagaagaagaatacaCCATCAGCGTGAAATTAAAATTTGCTACAATTATATATCTGCTCAAGCCCCACTTGTGGGAaactactgggtttgttgttgttgttgtagtagtatATATCTGCTCAAGGAATAATTCAAAATGCAAAGGAAACAATGGCAATTGACCTACTTATAATAGGGAAACATGGGAAACAGATACAGAAAACACCACATTATAGAATCACCAGCAGATCTTAAATCTAACCACCATCCACGGTAATGAAACCCAAATTATTTGATAGCAAATGTGGGCTTACCTAAAGTTATATAGAATGTACCAAACAAAATTCACTACATGTCTACATCTTTCAACAACAAATCTTCCATGAAGAACTGCAAAGAACATATCATCAACTCCTTTACTTCCATCGGAAAGACGGAATTTATGCAGATTTGAAGCTCAGATACAAACAAAGTTAAACTGCAAACAAAATAGGAAACCTGTGATACGAGAGATTTGCCAAGATTTCTGGGAAAGCAGATGCTTACAGTATCCCCATTTTATGCCCACTTGAATGGCCGCAAATCCCAGCATCATCTTTATACATATGGAAGCAAGGGATGATGCTTCAATTTTCGGCCCTGGAATACGCATGGGACTGATTAATAATATCCTCAAAAAGGAGCTTCATATGCTGCCAAATTTTTTATAGACAGCAAAATTCTGTCCATAAATACATATTAAAACCATTTAGTAACATTGGGAAGTTGTGCAGATTAGAGCTTATATACAAAGATTCATAGGAAAAGTAGATAAGACTTAAAATTTCTAGTCCCAAGTTATAACCACCACTTCATACAGCTAAGCGAAATTCCAAATTACATCTGAAGGCTGTACAAACTAAATATTCAGATAAAAAACTTCCAGGCTTATCCTTCAACTATTTGCATCAGTTAATCTTCAACTACAGCCTACATTAATGGGCATGTGCCCTCCTTCAAATATTTTGGCATCTAGTCTGCAAAAGCTCCTCGTACAATCATTTAAGAGGTACGAAAGAACTTTAACACACACTTCAATGAAGGATACAGTGCACTATCACTCCTATACCCGCGTATATTTTGTGCTACATGATGCTTTGGATCTAAAATAGATATTTCTAATGTGTGCAATGTAGTCCTATACTGCGCATAGGAATCACAAGATAAAAGTGAACTGAAGAAAACCCTGACCGCACAAGGACATGAATCAGTACAGTCATTCACCATGATATGTTGATACATATTTCCAATATAAAAAAATAGATACAAGATCCCATACTACAAAAGTGAACAGTCAGAAAAACTGTATTAAACTGAACCTCCAAAGTTACAAAACATAACATGACATCTGGCTTTTTACAATTCTGTTAGCAACAGGAACCTAAcatagagaagaaaagaaagaaaaacattacAGCTGCTATTTGATATAATATGAACCTTTAGAAGAAATTAGGTTCTTTAGCTCCATCAAATGTTCATCATTTGAAATATGCAGTGTTATACGAAGATCGGTTAATAATGCTTCTTTTTCCCAAGTTAATGGTCCATAAGCATATAATGCCACCAGGGTGCAGCGATAAGCATGCAACTCTAATCTATGAACACTTGTTGCCAATTCCTTTTCTGGAGGATTATTATGACTTTTCTCCTTATATCCTGAAGGACCTGAACCACAAAACGACTCAGCATCACTACAAAGGCAACCTGACACTCGATGTGAAACTCGTAGAAGATGACCTAATAATTCGTTTGGTCTCTCACTAGTGACACTACAACTACCAACAGAGCAGGCATCGCTATCAGAATCACTAGGTTCCAAGCTTCTCCTAGGGGAAAAGCCAATGACACCACCTAAATCTTCTCTCTCCAATTCATTAAATCCATTTGATCTAATGTTAATGGAAGTATGCACGTATTTTTCACCCAGAGTTCCTCTTGGGTAAGCAACAGCATCTACCTTTTCCTGTAAGGTCACCAGAGCTGCTCGTTGCCTGCGATTATCGGTCTCAATTGCTTGATATTTCTGAGCATTCCCATAAAGTGAATCAACACCAGACGAGCAATAAGGAGACATTCTCTTTAGGGATCTTGATGAGATTAAACAAGACTCTTGTCCTCTATTTTTTCCTTCAGTGGCTAAACCATCAGTTTCTCCAAGAACTTTAGTATGTGCATCAAGTTGCAGCGGCTGCGACTTCATCTTCCGATTACAATCTTGAGCTGAAATTTTGTTAGATCTCTGGGTCCCAGCTTGATCAAAACCCTACAAAAGAAAACAATAGTGAGATCAGGGAAGGCAAGGAAGAAATAGATTCTGAATTTTTTATACAAATTATTGAAAGATACACCATATGCATCATATATAAAATTCACCTGCTTATTACCATAAGCACATCAAATACAATACTGTGTAAGGACAACTACACAGACGTACAAAACTGTTCCCTCATTGCATAGACGCTACCGAAACTGCCATCAATTAgaataataatttataatttgATTTGATGCGTATAATCTAGAACACTTAACCACTAGGGTCAAACCCACTTCCCATATTATTCAAGCTACACGGACTATACCTTGTCCAGTCCATTTTTGCTACAGAGACTGAACACATAGAGACACATATACGCAAATGAAACAGTTCTCATAAAAAGATCTAGTTAAAAACATATATGGATCTTACGTAGACAGCAATACAAAATAATCCCGTCAAATGAACTTTTTCTAATTAAAAACAAAGGCAGGGAAAAGAGCAGATAAATGATGAGAGCAACTCCAAATTACTACAAATTTTTTATAACAAGCTTAAATTTCTTCGTAAAGccaaaacataataataaaatgaaaaagaatatgTACCTTTCTGATAAAAATCCATTTGCCATCTTTCCAATTTTGTCGATCTCTCATGCCTGATATATGAATGCTAAGTTCCAGAGAGCAACTAAGTAGTCTCACCAAATAACGATCACGTGGTAAAATACTGAGCATGATGGCTACTTTCCAAGAGCAGTCATTATATACCTCCACAATGTCCCCAGGTGCCCAAGTCTCCACACACTGCACTACAGGGGGGCAGGGCCTTATCATCTCCCTTGATACCCTTTCTTCGATATTTTCACTTTGCATTGGTGAACCGGAACCATATCTAACACTGCAAGTGTGGCCATTACCAGACACTATCTCGGCAGCACGCCATGAGATTGGCACCTCAGCTCTGTTCATTACTTCCACCTTATCACCCTTTTTGAACCTCATTTGAGCAAAATTTCTTTCCAACAGCCACAACCTGTGATAAGACAAAAAGTTATAACGCTAACAAAAATTCTGTAAATAGATTCTAATACAACATAAGCACTGAAAATTAAGTTCAAATAGACCAGAGGAGAACGTGTTTGAGTTCCAGCCAACACCCCTCAAATATGTTTACTGTTCACACATTATACCAAAAACTCAGCAAACCGATAGGCTAAATATCTCAAAACCTAATCTCAAAAAACTCATATACAACCCTCCTTCATTATACAAAAAGGATGAGTTAAAATAGACAAAAAAGTTGACCATAGACCCCGAACTAAAAAAGAAGCCTTCACAACATCTCCATTACCTGAAAAAACCGTTTAATATGCCAAATCGCCTACAAATTAATTGCAATACTGAACCAAGCTGCACAACTGTTAAACCATTAGCTCAATATCTTTATGGATTTTCgagatttttagatttttattgcTATTTCTCGAAGAAATTAGGATTGATTatcaattaaggaaaatgatCCCAATAAATTCATTAAAAAAATTCTCGTAATTGGCTTAAAGTTGTGATTAGCAATAAACAAATTCGATGAAATTCCCTAGaacaataaaaatgaaaatattcaGATGAAATCTCATAGAAGTCGTGAACTgaagttatgaaatttcaaagcctaaaaaatacaaaataaacaaaaaatttaattaaattcGAATCATGATTAGCAAAAAAAATCAATGAAATTCCTAAAAGTTATATAAGTAGAAATTTCGATAAGATCAAACAGAAGTAATCGGTTGAATCTTGCAGAAATTAACAACCTAAAcaatgtgggggggggggggggggagggggctttttagcaaataaagaaaaaaaaaaacaataccaaaatatTGTAAAAAAATTCAGTTAAGCACAGAAATAATCTATTCAATTTAAGGTAATTAAAACCCCCAAATGAAGTAAAACATTCAATACGTTCTCAAAAATCGAAGAATTAGGGCTACAAAAACCCAAAATTTACAAGGTAATAAGCTAAGAAAACGCACCTTTCTCGAAGAATTGATGAAATAGCTATTTAATTGAACAATCGTTTGTGAGTATTCTGGATTGTAATTGCTCCCGGAGAACACAAAGCTTTTAGAAATTAGAATTGGATATTGCGGTTCTAGGGTTTTGAAATATATTTTGGGGGTCGAGGAGAAGGGATAGATCAGTGAATAAATATTGGGGTAAGGGTACTTTGGGAAGATCTGCCAAATAGAGCTTGTTTTCACTTACCTCTCCTTTGTtaattctcttctttttccttcttgccAGCGGTTTCGACTTGAATATAAAAGTTTAACTTTTCTGAATCTAATCtatctaattaattattaaaacaaaGTCAAGCATTAAGAGTTTTTTACAATACTGTTTTCTTACAAAATTTATCCAATGCAGAATTTCATTATATCTAAAGCAAACTGTAATTTACCAAATTAAGGTTCATCTCGTATTTCATAGCAACCACATATTGCTGAGATTtaagaggaaaaataaaattcaagactTAAAGAGCAAgcacaaaatataaaatattgaAGATAACACACCCCAAAAAAGGTAAATACAGAATTAGTTGGTCAGCCAAAAGTAATTGTATTCATTAGTTAAAAATATactataaaatatgtatatactGTGTATATAATTCACATATATGTAGAGCGACTAAAAATACATATTTCCGAACAAAAAAAATACCCAGCATCAATCTCAATGCTAGTTACAATAGCATAGACGAGGATGACCTCCTCCATGTAATGCTATAGTTTTGTTGTTTCTGTAACCTAACCTTGCACTCAATCTCATGCCTTAAAGGATACACTTTGTTCCCTTTGTATATTTTCATCTACTAGCTAGCAAAATCATAATTTCATATATCTTCATTTGCCTCAAGGATAATGTACTTGTTAGCCTCAATATTAGGCGGGCCAAAAAATTGATTAACGCTATTGCAGTCAAATTAAGATTCGTTACTCTGAGTAAATGTGTGAATTCATTATGTTCATAAACATTCTTGTACAATTGATTCATGCTCtgtgaaaataatcaaatattGTGCATTTTCTCTTTATGATACTTCTCctaatattatgtatatatgtatcatCAGAGGCGTACGCAGAATTTTTTGTAAGCGGTGTCAcgttaaaaaaataaacaaataaacaaattacTATAATGCTACacattaaaataatacaaattcgAATCTGATTAAAAAGTAAATTCAAGTATATTGGAGTACTACAACCCCACTCGACaagttttcattttttgaaatatatttaGAATATCCTTATTAGAAATAATACTAAAAACTACTTTTTCTatatataacactaaacaatcaCTTAAAAACTTTCATTATTTGACTTTGCAAATTGATTTGGACCAACTTCATCGTCCCCTAAGAAAATGATAGAAAGAAAACGTGCCATGGAACATACTTAGAGGAAAAATATTGTTAATGGAACAAAAAATTTTAAGCAGAAAATGCATAAAAAAGTCTACTCGGTTTAAAATAGAGGTTGCTGAAGTTCGAACTCATGATA is from Nicotiana tabacum cultivar K326 chromosome 18, ASM71507v2, whole genome shotgun sequence and encodes:
- the LOC107805088 gene encoding uncharacterized protein LOC107805088, with amino-acid sequence MRFKKGDKVEVMNRAEVPISWRAAEIVSGNGHTCSVRYGSGSPMQSENIEERVSREMIRPCPPVVQCVETWAPGDIVEVYNDCSWKVAIMLSILPRDRYLVRLLSCSLELSIHISGMRDRQNWKDGKWIFIRKGFDQAGTQRSNKISAQDCNRKMKSQPLQLDAHTKVLGETDGLATEGKNRGQESCLISSRSLKRMSPYCSSGVDSLYGNAQKYQAIETDNRRQRAALVTLQEKVDAVAYPRGTLGEKYVHTSINIRSNGFNELEREDLGGVIGFSPRRSLEPSDSDSDACSVGSCSVTSERPNELLGHLLRVSHRVSGCLCSDAESFCGSGPSGYKEKSHNNPPEKELATSVHRLELHAYRCTLVALYAYGPLTWEKEALLTDLRITLHISNDEHLMELKNLISSKGSYYIK